DNA sequence from the Oncorhynchus clarkii lewisi isolate Uvic-CL-2024 chromosome 9, UVic_Ocla_1.0, whole genome shotgun sequence genome:
AGGTCACTATTCACAAGCAACGCCTCCCATGTCAGTGAATGTGTGTGCTTTAAGCTGAAACAAAGGTAGACTAGACATATTGATAGTATTGTGACACACGTCGGTCACCACCAGTCATGATAATGTGAGACCGCTAATGCTAAGACTTTGATTTTTATGGATAATAGGTCCGTAGTCTGAGATagaggaaatatatttttttggggggggtgtttAACACCCATGTGTTAAACATTGGACCCCCAGAGAAAGGGAAGGTGTAGTAGTCAGTCAGGGTAAACAGTGAGAGTTGAAGGACAGCTTTAAACGTACTGGAGAGGCGTTCCATGACAGACCGTTCAATTCCCAATGCATTATGCAAGCCAGGAATTGAGTGTCCCTGCCTTGCAATTAACAGCATGTGCTGCACGTTTAAAGGAGAAAGTTGTTGAGGTCAACGGGAAACTGAGTATCCTTCAAGAGGGCATCGGAAGGTTTCAAAAGTTAAAAGCAATTGATATGTCTATGTACGTGTCTGTGCTACTTAGAACAGTATGTCTATACGTTTAGTCTGTGCCAGTAATTGTATGTTTATGTCTGCATTTTTTAGATGTTACGTCTCTGTGTATCCTTTTGATTATTTGAATGTTTTGCATGTACATATTTATTGTGAGAACTCTTAAAAAACACACGATTTTACCACTTTTATTGAGATCGACGTTTTGTTAAAATAAGCTTGGTAGTGTTCGTTTTAACCCTCTTCTGTGAACGTAAGTTTTGTCTCTGCTGTCCCAGATTCTGTGTTCACGACTGTTTTTGATTGATGCAACTCACTCATTCTCAGGCTGTGACAACCTGGTGTGCGTGTGGGACGTGGGCACGGGGGAGCTGGTGTACCAGATAGCCGATGCCCACCCAGACCTGATCTACAGTGTGAGCTGGAACCGGGAGGGCAGTGCCATCTGCACCGTGTGCAAGGACAAGGCGCTGCGTGTCATCGACCCGCGACGGGGGACCGTCCTCAAGGTGCTTCCTGTCTAGCCCACGAATGACACGCATGCAAATGAATTGAAATAAGTCAAATTAATAGTACCAAATACCATACAACTTCCCTTATTATCCTTCAAGGAGAAATTCAACGACACACAGGAGACCAAAGCAAATAAGCACCACCTTGTTCACATAATGTCCTTCCTTTGAAAGAAAGTGACCTTTGCCATTCTAAATTGGCTGCAACTAATCAGCACTTGTAAATACAGCATACAGTGCCGTCAGAAAgtattacaggcttattctaaaatggattcaaatgttttttttcttctcatcaatctaaacacaataccccatgatgacaaagcaaaaacagaaatatcacatttacataggtattcagaccttttacgcagtactttgttgaagcacctttggcagcaattacaggcttgagtcttcttgggtatgacgcttcaagctttgcacacctatatttggggagtttctcctattcttctctgcagaccctctcaaacactgtcaggttggatggagagcgttgctgcacagatattttcaagGCTCTCCAGAGATATTAAATTGGGTTTGGGCTCTGACTCTggctctggctggtccactcaaggacattcagagacttgtcccaaagcttagggtcgttgtcctgttggaaggtgaaccttcgtcccagtctgaggtcctgagtgctctggagcaggctttgctccattcatctttccctcaatcctgactagtctccctgtccctgctgctgaaaaacacccccacagcatgatgctgccaccaccatgcttcaccgtagggatggtgccaggtttcctccggacataatgcttggcattcaggccaaagaactaaatattggtttcatcagaccagagaatcttgtttctcatggtcttagagtctttaggtgccttttgggaaactccaagcaggctgtcatgtgccttttactgaggagtggcttccctctggccactctaccataaaggcctgattggtggagtgctgcagagatggttgtccttctggaaggttctcccatcaccacagaggaactcttgagctctgtcagagtgaccatggggttcttggtcacctccctgaccaaggcccttctccctcgattgctcagtttggcctgggggccagctttaggaagagtcttggtggtttcaaactttttccatttaaggatgatggaggccactgtgttcttggggaccttcaatgctgcaggcattttttggtaccctttcccagatctgtgcctcgacacaagcttgtctcggagctctacggacatttccttcgacctcatggcttggtttttgctctgacatgcactgtcaactgtgggaccttatatagacaggtgtgtgcctttccaaatcatgtccaatcaattgattttaccacaggtggactccaaacaagttgtagaaacatctgatcaatggaatcaggaggcacctgagctcaatttggagtttcataacaaagggtctgaatacttatgtaaataaggtatttgtttttaattttttattaattagcaaaaaaattataacatgttttcactatgttgttattgggtattgtgtttagattgctgaggattttaaaaaaaatggaatccattttagaataaggctgtaatgtaacaatgtggaaaaagtcaaggggtctgaatactttccgaatgcacagtatagTCTACATTAACTACAGTCTACTGGCTGTACATAGAATGACTTGTTGACATTGACTCTACCCTCCCTTATAACACCTGTGATGTTGTCTGTGTCTCAGGTGAAAGAGAAGGTCCATGACGGCACCAGGCCCATGAGGGCCGTGTTCCTCTCCGACGGGAAGATCCTGACCACCGGATTCAGCCGTATGAGCGAGAGGCAGCTAGCCTTGTGGGATACGGTACGGCGGCTAGATGGACACATGTCGTAAACAGGTCTTTGCAGAGTCCTATGGGAGTGTATGGGACGTTGACGCCTCAGAAACGATGCTCTGActgtatggtagaggagagggttgAGCTAAGGTATCATGACAGTACAGGTCAGGTCAACCCTGTTTATTTTCAGTTGACTCAACTCACACAGCACTGAGGGGTTCGCTACACACCAGATCTTCTAATGATTGTATCTGTGTGTTGCAGAGCGATATGTCTGAGCCGATGGCAGTGCAGGAGATGGACACCAGTAATGGCGTTCTCCTCCCCTACTATGACCCTGACACCAACATGGTCTACCTGTGTGGAAAGGTACAGTACACCTGTTTCCGACCACATTTTCAATAACAAATTCAGCTGGTGTCATATGATCAGATCTCCCCACCGGATGTTTGGTTTAGCTCCGTTTATCTGTTGATCACTCTCAGGGGGACTGCACCATCCGGTACTTTGAGGTGACGGACGAATCGCCCTATGTCCACTTCCTCAGCCTGTACAGCAGTAAAGAGCCCCAGCGAGGAGCAGGCTTTCTCAGCAAGAGGGGCGTGGATGTCAACAAGTGTGAGATTGCCAGGTGAACAGGTTTTTCAGCATGTCTTTATGGTTTTTACTTGAATTGTTTCTCAGTGTATTTTGCGCTCTTTTTCACACCTCATTTCCACCTCATATGTTCCTCCCACTGTACCACTGTATCAGTTTCATGTCCTCCCACCGTAAATCATTtattttattcattcattcactctctttctctcattctttctttcattctttctttctttcattctctctctctctctctctctctctctctctctctctcattgcagGTTCTACAAACTGCACGAAAGGAAAGTAGAGCCCATTTCTATGACGGTACCACGGAAGGTAAGCTGCCATGCACACCATTTGAAGTAGAAGGCCTTCTTCATTTATGACTAAGGCTATGTTCAAATAGCCATACTAGAACCCCAATTACTAGCATGCCCAAAACGTTGCTTTACACTAAGTGGCATGCTAATGTGGATATTGGAACCAGTCAAGCTAGACTGAAAATGACCTTAAACGCTCTCCCTctgaccccctccctctcttgccCCCTCAGTCAGACCTGTTCCAGGGGGACCTATACCCGGACACGGCCAGCGTGGAGCCCTCCCTTCTGGCCGAGGACTGGATTGCCGGGCAGGATGCGCCGCCCCTACTGGTCTCTCTAAGCGGTGGCTACGTGGGCGCCCCCTCCAAGAACAGGGACACCCTCCGCAACAAGCCCAAGTTGTCGTCACAGGGCTCCGGGACAGACTCTCCCCCAGTCCCCCAGCAGGCCGCCATGCCCATCGCAACAACCAGGGAGCCGGAGAGcgagggggtgggggtggtgcAGCAGAGGGTCACTCAAGGAGAAGGAGCATCCGATAGGGTGAAAAGAGAGGTGAGAATGGAGTTTGGGTGTAGGTGGGTATagcaggggtgtattcactagtGCAAACTGTAGCAAAGCGTTTTGTAACCGACAACGTTTTGCAACAAAAGCGAGAGTTTCTTGGTCAAGTTCAGGCAGTCCCTCCCTGTTTTGGTCTGTTTTCTTCCGATTTGGTATGAATAAGAGGTTAGAGATGTAGGTATGAGTACGACATAGAAGTGCCAGAAAAGTGTTGAGTAGACTTGTGTAGTGCCTTGTGGATTTAGGATGTTATcatgtacaataccagtcaaaggtttggacacacctactcattcaagggtttttctttattagttctattttctacattgtagaataatagtgaagacatcaaaactatgaaataacacatatggaatcatgtagtaaccaaaaaagtgttaaacaaatacaaatatattatatattcttcaaagtagccaccctttgccttgatgacagctttgtgcactctttgcattctctcaaccagctttatgaggagtgcttttccaacattcttaaaggagttcccacatatgcttagcacttgttggctgcttttccttcactctgtggtccaactcatcccaaaccatctcaattggattgaggtcaggtgattgtggaggccaggtcatctgttgcagcactccgtcactctccttcttggtcaaatatcccttacacagcttgtacgtgtgttgggtcattgtcctgttgaaaaacaaatgatagtcccactaagcgcaaaccagatgggatggcgtatcgctgcagaatgctgtggtagccatgctgcttaagtgtgccttgaattctaaataaatcactgacagtgtcaccagcaaagcaccatcacacctcctcctccatgcttcacggtgggaaccacacatgcggagatcatccgttcacctactctgcatctcacaaagacacggcggttggaaccaaaaatctcaaattaggactcatcagaccaaaggacagatttccaccgctctaatttccattgctcatgtttcttggcccaagcaagtcttctcttcttattggtgtcctttagttgtgttttctttgcaacaattcgaccatgaaggcctgattcacacagtctcctctgaacagttgatgttgagatgtgtctgttacttgaactctgtgaagcatttatttgggctgcaatcgaGGTGCAGTTAGCTcaaatgaatttatcctctgcagcagaggtaactctgggtcttactttcctgtggcggtcctcatgagagtgagtttcatcatagcacttcatggtttttgcgactgcacttgaagaaactttcaaagttctccagattgactgaccttcatgtcttaaagtaatgatggactgttgtttctcttttcttatttgagctgttcttgccataatatggacttttaccaaatagggctatcttctgtataccacacctacctggtcacaacacaactgattgtctcaaacgcatgaACTTTTAACTAGGCAcacgtgttaattgaaatgcattccaggtgactacctcatgaagctgattttgagaatgccaagagtgtgcaaatggtggctacttagaagaatataaaatatatttggatttgtttaacactttttttttgatTACTGCatgatttcatagtttggatgtctttactattattctacaatgtagaaaatagtacaaagaatgaaaaacccttgaatgagtaggtatgtccaaacttttgactgctactgtatgtgACTACATTCTCCCTCTTAACCTCCATCTCGCCCTATCCATCCCCCCCTCTTCCCCACTCCAGGAGGAAGTGCTGAGCGAGGTGCTAGCGGAGGTGAAGGCCCTACGTTCGGTGGTCTTGGCCCAGGGCCAAAGGATCGAACTGCTGGAGAGGCAGCTGGCCCGCATCGAGGACGGGGACGTCTGATTGGCAGAGGGGCGTCACCACAACACCCAAAGGGCGTTCTTACTAAAACTCCATAGACCATAGCCTTACTAGAATCAACAACAGTACCTTAAGCTCTGTGCGAGTGGGAGGATGTAGTGAAGTGTAGCTGAGTTACTAAACTGTGGGAATCACAGAGGGGTCGAGAATAAGGTGAACTATTATAGTGAAGGTGTACAGAGACCAATTGGATTCTGCGGGTGAATCTCAATTGTATTTCCttgtgtcctcctctctcctcgcctcctcaaAACGCGTTGGAGGAAAAGGTCAGAGGTTCTTACCCTCGGACCTTCTCCAATGCATTTTGAGGAGGAGGCGAGTAGAGAGGAGGACACGAGAAAAGAAAGAAACACCATTTAGATGCACCCTACAACTCTTTAGATGCTGATTCAGTTGGATAGTGGGTGATATAGGATGAAGGGGGATAATCTGCATAGGACTTCCATACTGCAGTAAGACATGTTACCGGTTTTTTTAAGGAGCGTTAATGGTGACACTATTTGAAGGTGTATACATTTAAGTATCCAATATTGTGTATCACTACAAAACTGAAGACATGAGGATTCAATTGTAGCCTACTCACGAATCTTTATGCCATACAGTATGACAACTGGCACAAAGGTCTATGTTAATTTGGCACATTTACAAAATGGCACATCTGTCTACATTATTTTGTATAATATGAATACACCCTCAACAAGTGTTGTCAAGTAGATAGGCAGgtcatttcctgttgctgctctCATTGAAGCACTCACATTGTGAATCCGTTAGGGATTGTTTAATCGGGTAGTTAGAGCTGCTAACCGTGATGCATATCAAACGTCATACATACTGCAGTTTATTATTCGTACTTATACGTTTGTACAAGTATGCATCTATACATTATTTTTCCATTCCATCATAGGAATCTTTTACCCTAGATTAGCTGAAGTGATGAAGTCAGACCATTGGTATTAACAATATAAATCTATATGCTAAAATGGATATATACTGTTTACAAAACTGCACGGGTTAATTGCGATTGGGTAAGTTGTATTAAACTATGCTGTATGGCGCCTATGTCGacatacaaagaaaaaacattggTCAATTTCCAAATAATGTTGATTTTGATATGGGGATTTTTCTTACAAATGATGTGAAGGACTTGAGTTGGAGGTACCTTAAATGATTGCTATCATGTATGTTGTTAATCTCTTGTGTGATTTGTATTTCAATTTTTTGCCTTCGAAGAGAAGGTAACACTAAATTTGTGCTCTCCAACTTAAGTTGTCTTAGGTGAATGATCCCCCTTTGGTGAAGCCAAAAGCAGACTGACTAGCAACATGCAGTATAATTTGTCCCAAGGTGTTGTAAACTCCAATGACAGTTTATAACAGAGagttcaagtaaagtgttacctcaGAAAATGTGTTCTCAGTAGAACAAACTTAATATCATACAATTTAAATCATAGCAGTTCTATGACTGTCATGAGGCACAGAACTAAAGAAAGTTGCAATGGAATTTGAGGAGTTTTTTTTACTGTGTGAATGATGTATTCCAAGTCAGTAGAACTAAATATAATAGTTTTAGACcagtggtattcaaacttttTTAGCTGGGACTCCATTTTTTCCGCAAGTATTTCTCACGACCCTACCCCGAAAACTAATAACAACCTTAAAATCTGTACATTATGACAGACGTGCACAACCATCCACAATACATTTacccaataaaattgtatttttcaaaTGATCTTTCTCAAAAAGGTTTGTatattgtcccatacaataatctaTAATCTTACCCccaaaaatgtggcaaataaTGAATACTGATTTGACACTGATTTTGAATACCACTGTCTTAGACTGATATAGCAGCAGCTGTGGTTTGTCTTTGAAGATAGGAAAGAAAGGGCATACAATGCTCAACTGTTAGACGGAACTGAAAAAGAATATTCACTGtgttacatttagatttttttgcatttGTAAGCAGTTTATACTTCACCGTTTTGCAGCCCTCGGGTACAGTTCATATCTAGCCTTATCCCAGATCTGCTTTTGGCTGTATTGTCGACAACGACCACAGGAGTTGGCGAGACGGTACAAAtgggtctgggaccaggctagctcaCATCAAGCTCATCACATGATTAATTTATTTACTAGATTAATATGTATTTATTCACTGTCATACTACACATGTTTTGTGTGGTTGTGAACCAATAGGGGATGAAAATGACACTCCACTGTGCGACTCTTCCAATAAACAGTCCTTCCTCTTTTGCGGTTGTAGAATGGCCACTTATTAACCCTCTCAGGTCACATGACAGGAAGTCttagctctcattgaaattacttCATAAGGCAGTGTATTGACCCACAAAAAAATAGAAAAGTGagtacacaaaacattaggaacacctgctctttccgttACATAGACTAATTAGGTGAATCCAGGAGAACACTATGATCCCTTGTCACGtcaatcagtttagatgaaggggagaagaccgattaaagaaggatttttaagacttgagacatggattgtgaatgtgtgaaattcagagggtgaatgggcaagacaaaagatataagtccctttgaatggggtatggtagtaagtgtcAGGCTCACCGGTTCgactgtgtcaagaactgcaacgctgctgggtttttcactatcaacagtttcccgtgtatcaagaatggtccatcacccaaaggacatccagccaacttgacacaactgtgggaagtactagagtcaacatgggccagcatccctgtggaacgcttttgacaccttgtagagtccatgccctgacaaactgaggctgttctgagggcaaaaggggtgcaactcaatattaggaaggtgtccctaatgttttgtacactcagtgtttacAACCAGTAGTACAATTATTTAGTTTCATATTAAACACAGATCATGAATGTTTATGATACACTGTGTAACACAGTGGTTATCTTGTGTTATCATACAGGGTAAAGCAAGCAtgttactaaggctgttctgattGGTTCCTCAGAGAAGGGGGCTTCTTTGAAAAGAAGAAAATTAGAGTCTTTGGAAAGAACAAATGGACCATCAAGTGTAGTCCTCCCACAACGTTATTGCTGAAATTAAATAAAACTCCATTAAGAGATCATACAGTGCATTTGTTAGTAGGCTTTAAACATACGGAATCTGTATGGTTCCCCAGTAGTTTCTGGTGTTGTGTTTGTACTAGCCAGTGGAGCACATAACAGGATGTGGTTAAAGGCTGAAAGCACATCAGCTCTGTGCATTTCTTTTGAACCTGCCCGTGCTCCATCATTCACTTCCTGCTTCTGGGCTCTGCAGTGTCAGCTGAGTGGTTCTGCACTTCAGCGAACAAACTCAACTCTAACCATGCATTGACtgtttaaaacaaataaaaaaatatgtataaataTTATTTGTGCAAGTCTGGATAGAACAAAATGGGACCTGGTGCAACTCAAATACATCTCACTTGCTTAGGCTGCATTGA
Encoded proteins:
- the LOC139416133 gene encoding coronin-1B-like: MSFRRGVVRQSKFRHVFAQAWKAEHCIDDVRVSRVTWDGPLCAVNPKFTAVVIESGGGGAFLVLPLNKSGRIDQATPTVCGHAAPVLDVQWCPHDDNVIASASEDCTVKVWQIPDGGLTGPMTEPVVTLEGHSKRVGILAWHPTAFNILLTAGCDNLVCVWDVGTGELVYQIADAHPDLIYSVSWNREGSAICTVCKDKALRVIDPRRGTVLKVKEKVHDGTRPMRAVFLSDGKILTTGFSRMSERQLALWDTSDMSEPMAVQEMDTSNGVLLPYYDPDTNMVYLCGKGDCTIRYFEVTDESPYVHFLSLYSSKEPQRGAGFLSKRGVDVNKCEIARFYKLHERKVEPISMTVPRKSDLFQGDLYPDTASVEPSLLAEDWIAGQDAPPLLVSLSGGYVGAPSKNRDTLRNKPKLSSQGSGTDSPPVPQQAAMPIATTREPESEGVGVVQQRVTQGEGASDRVKREEEVLSEVLAEVKALRSVVLAQGQRIELLERQLARIEDGDV